The following coding sequences lie in one Candidatus Neptunochlamydia sp. REUL1 genomic window:
- a CDS encoding peptide MFS transporter produces the protein MKRQDVIFSNKHPREMYLLALTEMCQRFAYWGIGNLLVLYLVTHLSYSTPKATHLFGAYTGIAFTLPILGGWIADKWNYQSPILLGTLLTAAGCFLLATLSETLILPALALLAFGGGLFTPAIYSLLGSVYAKKPHIREGGFSIYYASVNVGIFVAMIVLGYLQTVDWRLVFILCGCVQMLGIVPYFAVIGKLKNLEVPSHYFVSKKNDPNHFPLKKHEKNRIYVILIMTLVSVLFWMAYNQAGSSMTLFALKFTDRTFGGFTVPTPWFTSAETFFLLVFAFPLASLYLFLRRIKSSASPPMKTALSLFFMGLCFLVMQRAAAHIPQGADHAHVNPFYLISSFGLMALAELFLAPIGLSLVTHLSPHRYRGLLTGVWFACIGIGFYLGGYVAGWMTKIHLSSFFDIFVVTSFVPAFILVLFSKKLDNMRHIDYL, from the coding sequence ATGAAACGACAAGACGTTATTTTTTCGAATAAGCACCCTCGCGAAATGTATCTCTTAGCCCTGACAGAAATGTGCCAGCGTTTCGCCTATTGGGGAATTGGAAACCTCCTCGTTCTTTACCTCGTGACACACCTTTCATATTCCACACCAAAGGCGACACATCTTTTTGGCGCATATACAGGAATCGCTTTTACACTTCCTATTTTAGGAGGATGGATTGCTGATAAGTGGAACTACCAAAGCCCCATACTCCTTGGAACGCTTTTGACAGCTGCAGGATGTTTTTTATTAGCAACTTTGAGCGAGACTCTCATTCTTCCAGCACTCGCTCTTCTTGCTTTTGGAGGGGGTCTGTTTACCCCTGCAATTTACTCTCTTTTAGGAAGTGTCTATGCAAAAAAACCTCACATCCGTGAGGGAGGATTTTCCATTTACTACGCTTCGGTCAATGTTGGAATTTTCGTCGCTATGATCGTCCTGGGCTATCTCCAAACGGTTGATTGGAGACTCGTTTTTATCTTGTGTGGCTGTGTTCAGATGCTTGGTATCGTCCCTTACTTTGCTGTGATTGGGAAATTAAAAAACCTTGAAGTTCCCTCCCATTACTTCGTCTCAAAAAAAAACGACCCAAATCACTTTCCCCTCAAAAAACATGAAAAGAACCGTATCTATGTTATATTAATTATGACTCTTGTCTCGGTTCTTTTTTGGATGGCCTACAATCAAGCGGGTTCTTCAATGACCCTGTTTGCTCTTAAATTTACCGACAGAACGTTTGGTGGATTTACGGTTCCAACCCCTTGGTTTACCTCAGCAGAAACCTTTTTCCTCCTTGTCTTCGCCTTCCCCCTTGCTTCCCTCTACCTCTTTTTACGACGCATAAAATCAAGTGCAAGCCCTCCAATGAAAACAGCCCTCAGCCTATTCTTCATGGGACTATGCTTCCTCGTAATGCAACGAGCAGCAGCCCACATTCCCCAAGGCGCCGATCACGCTCATGTGAATCCCTTTTACTTGATCTCTTCCTTTGGTCTCATGGCTCTTGCTGAACTTTTTCTTGCTCCTATAGGTCTCTCACTTGTGACTCATCTCAGCCCCCACCGCTATCGTGGACTCCTTACAGGAGTATGGTTTGCCTGCATCGGAATTGGGTTCTATCTCGGAGGGTATGTTGCCGGCTGGATGACTAAGATCCACCTCTCAAGCTTTTTCGATATTTTTGTTGTCACCTCCTTTGTCCCAGCTTTCATTCTCGTCCTTTTCAGCAAAAAGCTCGACAATATGCGTCATATCGACTACCTATAG